One region of Longimicrobium sp. genomic DNA includes:
- a CDS encoding alpha/beta hydrolase yields EPEGLASIARIADTYRTTDLPRRLAKYQGDNAEGAFWGWNRVWLDPEFRAWNIEEYLGLIRVPTLVIQGEDDEYGTMRQVEAIERQLAGPAEILVLSDCGHTPHRDQRERVQAEIVRFVQAHVDARHG; encoded by the coding sequence CCGAGCCGGAAGGGCTGGCGAGCATCGCCCGCATCGCGGACACGTACCGCACCACCGACCTGCCGCGGCGCCTCGCCAAGTACCAAGGTGACAACGCGGAAGGCGCGTTCTGGGGATGGAACCGCGTGTGGCTGGACCCCGAGTTCCGCGCCTGGAACATCGAGGAGTACCTGGGCCTCATCCGCGTCCCCACCCTCGTCATCCAGGGCGAGGACGACGAGTACGGGACGATGCGACAGGTGGAGGCGATCGAGCGGCAACTCGCCGGCCCCGCCGAGATCCTCGTCCTCTCCGACTGCGGCCACACGCCGCACCGCGACCAGCGTGAACGGGTGCAGGCGGAGATA